The uncultured Bacteroides sp. genome has a segment encoding these proteins:
- the folD gene encoding bifunctional methylenetetrahydrofolate dehydrogenase/methenyltetrahydrofolate cyclohydrolase FolD has protein sequence MQLIDGKAISEQVKQEIAAEVAEIIAKGGKRPHLAAILVGHDGGSETYVAAKVKACEVCGFKSSLVRFESDVTEEVLLNKVKELNEDADVDGFIVQLPLPKHISEQKVIEAIDYRKDVDGFHPINVGRMSIGLPCYVSATPNGILELLKRYKIETSGKKCVVLGRSNIVGKPMASLMMQKAYPGDATVTVCHSRSKDLVKECQEADIIIAALGQPNFLKAEMVKEGAVVIDVGTTRVPSDKTKSGFKLTGDVLFDEVAPKCSFITPVPGGVGPMTIVSLMRNTLLAGKKEIYK, from the coding sequence ATGCAATTAATTGATGGAAAAGCAATATCGGAACAAGTAAAGCAGGAAATAGCTGCTGAAGTTGCAGAGATAATTGCAAAAGGCGGTAAGCGTCCTCATTTGGCCGCTATCCTTGTTGGACACGACGGAGGAAGTGAAACTTATGTTGCAGCCAAAGTGAAAGCTTGTGAGGTTTGTGGTTTCAAATCTTCTCTGGTTCGTTTTGAATCGGATGTTACAGAAGAAGTGTTGCTGAACAAAGTGAAAGAGTTGAATGAAGATGCTGATGTAGACGGATTCATCGTTCAGTTGCCTTTACCCAAACATATCTCTGAGCAGAAAGTCATTGAAGCAATTGACTATCGCAAAGATGTGGATGGATTCCACCCAATTAACGTAGGTCGTATGTCTATTGGTCTGCCTTGCTATGTATCAGCTACTCCTAATGGTATTCTTGAACTGTTGAAACGTTATAAGATTGAAACTAGTGGAAAGAAATGTGTAGTGTTGGGACGTAGTAATATTGTAGGCAAGCCAATGGCCTCTCTGATGATGCAGAAAGCATATCCGGGCGATGCTACAGTAACTGTATGCCACAGCCGTTCAAAAGACTTGGTTAAAGAATGTCAGGAAGCTGATATTATCATAGCAGCACTGGGACAACCCAACTTCTTAAAAGCAGAGATGGTAAAAGAAGGTGCGGTAGTAATAGACGTAGGTACAACACGTGTTCCTTCAGACAAAACGAAGTCAGGATTCAAACTAACAGGAGATGTTCTCTTTGATGAAGTGGCTCCTAAATGTTCATTTATTACTCCCGTTCCAGGTGGAGTAGGACCTATGACTATTGTTTCTCTGATGAGAAATACTTTATTGGCAGGAAAGAAAGAAATATATAAATAA
- a CDS encoding transposase, which produces MFPENIGSQISIDETSLSQGELYTIVTNKSGKGRKGSLIAMVKGTDVETVCAVLMRLSRRIRWKVREVTLDMASNMEKIIHRCFPPARQVTDRFHVQKLAYEAVQEMRIKHRWNAIDNESNALALAKAKGESFRQVIFENGDTCKQLLARSRYLLFKKESLWGPSQRTRAAILFREYPDIKKAYYLSQQLGLIYHQCYQKEVALTRLARWYDQVDNSGFLSFGTVARSIQTHYANIINYFENRATNASAESFNAKIKAFRTALRGVRDIKFFIFRICNIFA; this is translated from the coding sequence TTGTTTCCTGAGAATATTGGTTCTCAAATTAGTATTGATGAGACATCGCTCTCACAAGGAGAGCTTTACACTATTGTAACCAATAAATCCGGCAAGGGGCGTAAGGGTAGTCTGATAGCTATGGTTAAGGGAACTGATGTTGAAACTGTTTGTGCTGTACTTATGCGTCTATCCCGACGTATTCGCTGGAAAGTTCGGGAAGTTACATTGGATATGGCTTCTAATATGGAGAAAATAATACATCGTTGCTTTCCCCCTGCCAGGCAAGTGACAGACCGTTTTCATGTTCAAAAGCTGGCTTATGAAGCAGTACAGGAGATGCGAATAAAACATCGTTGGAATGCTATAGATAATGAATCCAATGCACTGGCCTTAGCTAAAGCAAAGGGAGAATCTTTCAGACAAGTAATTTTCGAAAATGGAGATACTTGTAAGCAGTTGCTGGCAAGAAGTCGTTATTTACTCTTTAAAAAAGAATCTTTGTGGGGACCTTCACAAAGAACCAGGGCTGCTATTTTGTTTAGGGAATATCCAGATATAAAGAAAGCCTACTACCTCTCACAACAATTAGGGCTTATCTATCATCAGTGTTATCAGAAAGAGGTGGCGTTAACAAGGTTGGCAAGGTGGTATGACCAAGTAGATAATTCCGGCTTCTTATCTTTTGGGACTGTAGCAAGGTCTATTCAAACACACTATGCTAATATTATAAACTATTTTGAGAATCGAGCTACGAATGCTTCGGCTGAATCATTCAATGCAAAGATTAAAGCTTTTAGAACCGCACTAAGAGGTGTAAGAGATATAAAATTCTTTATATTTAGAATATGCAATATTTTTGCTTAA
- a CDS encoding CapA family protein encodes MKHLILLVTVVFSFSCSSPFHKKETADSRDTVATKRITLLFAGDFMQHQKQIDAAATDSGYDYQDCFSQVKEEVSKADVAIGNLEVTLGGEPYGGYPGFSAPDEYMYAIKDAGFDVMTLANNHCLDRGRAGLERTIHVLDSLKVPHVGTYLNTEERESKNPLLIQKNGFRIALLNYTYGTNCLKVCKPNVVNYIDRNEILRDIKKARAKNPDVIIACMHWGTEYQSAPDAEQTDLANWLFAHGVNHVIGSHPHVVQPMEMRYDRINKQRHILVYSLGNYLSDMSEMKTDGGVMFKMEICKDTTVRVEKCGYSLVWTSRPKHSGEKNYKIIPASSPREELPFWAANRLKLFVKDSRMLFATHNKEIKEYAF; translated from the coding sequence ATGAAACATCTGATCCTTTTGGTGACTGTTGTTTTCTCTTTTTCATGTAGCTCCCCTTTCCATAAGAAGGAGACTGCTGATTCCAGGGATACAGTGGCTACCAAAAGGATCACTCTTTTATTTGCAGGCGACTTTATGCAGCATCAGAAGCAGATTGATGCTGCAGCTACTGATAGTGGATATGATTATCAGGATTGCTTTAGTCAGGTAAAGGAGGAGGTGAGTAAGGCCGATGTGGCTATAGGTAATTTGGAAGTAACATTGGGTGGCGAGCCTTACGGGGGATATCCCGGATTCAGTGCTCCCGATGAATACATGTATGCCATAAAAGATGCAGGCTTTGATGTGATGACACTGGCAAACAATCATTGCCTTGACAGAGGCCGTGCAGGCCTTGAACGAACTATCCATGTACTCGATTCTTTGAAAGTGCCCCACGTAGGTACATACCTCAATACTGAAGAACGGGAAAGTAAAAATCCTTTGCTTATACAAAAGAATGGTTTTCGCATTGCTTTGCTTAACTATACCTATGGAACAAACTGTTTAAAGGTCTGTAAGCCCAATGTGGTGAACTATATTGATAGGAATGAGATATTACGCGACATAAAGAAAGCTCGCGCAAAGAATCCTGATGTTATTATAGCCTGTATGCATTGGGGTACGGAATATCAGTCGGCTCCCGATGCAGAGCAGACAGATCTGGCTAACTGGTTATTTGCTCACGGTGTAAATCATGTTATAGGTTCTCATCCGCATGTGGTCCAGCCTATGGAGATGCGTTATGATCGCATTAATAAACAACGGCATATATTAGTATACTCATTGGGCAATTATCTTTCAGATATGTCTGAGATGAAAACAGATGGCGGAGTTATGTTTAAAATGGAGATATGCAAGGATACCACGGTGCGGGTAGAAAAGTGTGGTTATAGTTTGGTGTGGACCTCCCGACCGAAGCACAGTGGCGAGAAAAATTATAAAATAATTCCGGCGTCCAGCCCTCGCGAAGAACTTCCTTTCTGGGCAGCTAACCGACTGAAACTCTTTGTGAAAGACTCCAGAATGCTCTTTGCCACGCATAATAAGGAAATTAAAGAATATGCTTTTTGA
- a CDS encoding transposase, whose amino-acid sequence MSYDDLLRFILPDGLFDYFELVDFKPGDEKVHIHFDEQNILPEEYSTDKLESKGFYEEIKMYDFPIRGRSCILHIRRRRWYNHTQEKLVTRNWELVAQGTRISEEFASFLKAMDRLSRH is encoded by the coding sequence ATGAGTTACGATGATTTACTCCGCTTTATCCTTCCTGATGGTCTGTTTGATTACTTTGAGTTGGTTGACTTTAAACCAGGTGATGAAAAAGTCCATATCCACTTTGATGAACAGAATATTCTTCCAGAAGAATATTCCACTGATAAGTTAGAAAGCAAAGGTTTTTATGAAGAGATAAAGATGTATGATTTTCCGATTCGTGGTCGTAGCTGCATTCTTCATATTCGTCGTCGTCGCTGGTATAATCATACCCAGGAAAAGTTAGTAACCCGCAATTGGGAATTAGTTGCTCAAGGTACGCGAATCAGTGAAGAATTCGCGTCTTTTTTAAAAGCTATGGATCGACTCTCACGCCATTAG